The following are from one region of the Amycolatopsis sp. QT-25 genome:
- a CDS encoding Gfo/Idh/MocA family oxidoreductase, producing MSTAKETIGIGMVGHAFMGAVHSHAWRSVHRFFAPPLIPRLAVLGGRDEVRTKAAADRFGWEDVETDWRALIARDDVDLVDICTPGDSHAEIAIAALEAGKHVLCEKPLANTLAEAEAMAEAAAKARANGVRSMVAFNYRRVPALAHARKLVAGGALGEIRHVRSVYLQDWLSDAQAPMTWRLHKDKAGSGALGDLGAHIVDAAQFVTGETITGVSALTTTFVKERPDGDGGTGQVTVDDTALFLGRFTGGAVASFEATRFALGRKNAMRLEINGSKASLAFDFESMNELSFFDGSQPSTEAGFRRILVTEPEHPYVGVWWPPGHLLGYEHTFTNEVADLLTAIGDGTDPEPSFEDGLRVQQVLAAVERSASEEARWTAVPGVTTKGSN from the coding sequence ATGAGCACGGCAAAGGAAACGATCGGGATCGGCATGGTGGGCCACGCGTTCATGGGTGCGGTGCATTCGCACGCGTGGCGCAGTGTGCACCGGTTCTTCGCGCCACCGCTGATCCCGAGACTCGCCGTGCTCGGCGGCCGCGACGAAGTGCGGACGAAGGCCGCGGCGGATCGGTTCGGCTGGGAAGACGTCGAGACGGACTGGCGCGCGCTGATCGCCCGTGACGACGTCGACCTGGTCGACATCTGCACGCCGGGCGACAGTCACGCCGAGATCGCGATCGCCGCGCTCGAGGCGGGCAAACACGTGCTGTGCGAGAAGCCGTTGGCCAACACCCTCGCCGAGGCCGAAGCGATGGCCGAGGCGGCGGCGAAGGCGCGGGCGAACGGCGTCCGGTCGATGGTGGCCTTCAACTACCGGCGGGTGCCCGCGCTCGCGCACGCCAGGAAACTGGTCGCGGGCGGGGCGCTCGGCGAGATCCGCCACGTGCGGTCGGTGTACCTGCAGGACTGGCTTTCCGACGCGCAGGCGCCGATGACCTGGCGGCTGCACAAGGACAAGGCGGGCTCGGGTGCGCTGGGCGACCTCGGCGCGCACATCGTCGACGCCGCCCAATTCGTCACCGGCGAGACGATCACCGGGGTGTCCGCGCTGACCACCACCTTCGTCAAGGAGCGGCCGGACGGCGACGGCGGCACGGGCCAGGTGACCGTCGACGACACCGCGTTGTTCCTCGGCCGGTTCACCGGCGGCGCGGTGGCGAGTTTCGAGGCGACCCGGTTCGCGCTGGGCCGCAAGAACGCGATGCGGCTGGAGATCAACGGGTCGAAGGCGAGCCTCGCGTTCGACTTCGAGTCGATGAACGAACTGTCCTTCTTCGACGGCTCCCAGCCCTCGACCGAGGCGGGGTTCCGCCGGATCCTCGTCACCGAACCCGAGCATCCGTACGTCGGGGTGTGGTGGCCGCCGGGGCATCTCCTCGGCTACGAGCACACCTTCACCAACGAGGTCGCCGACCTGCTCACCGCGATCGGCGACGGCACGGATCCCGAACCGTCCTTCGAGGACGGGTTGAGGGTGCAGCAGGTCTTGGCCGCGGTCGAGCGCAGCGCCTCCGAAGAGGCGCGATGGACCGCTGTGCCCGGCGTCACCACGAAGGGGAGTAACTGA
- a CDS encoding inositol-3-phosphate synthase, whose translation MPAHERTGIWLIGARGSVATTAAVGLLALRAGVTGGDGCVTELPAFARVPLPGWDDLVLGGHDIAHTPLEKRAEQLAHAGVFGHAVFSAVRSGLAEVDAEIRDGYHPATHTGAQAEAAARLTADIRAFADRHDLARVVVVNVSSTEAPCPHLPEHDDLDALEAALADPTRTVLPSSSLSAYAALKAGSPYVEFTPSAGITLPALRELAEREGLPYAGCDGKTGETLLRTVLAPMFSARALKVRSWAGTNLLGGGDGETLADPVTANSKLESKARGLAALLGEDVTAPLHIDNVPDLGEIKTAWDHVSFEGFLGARMSLQFTWTGYDSALAAPLILDLARLVTAAHAGGQSGALTELGFFFKDPLGSDEHRFAEQTTRLITWAAAL comes from the coding sequence ATGCCTGCTCACGAGCGTACGGGCATCTGGTTGATCGGGGCGAGGGGGTCTGTGGCCACCACTGCGGCGGTGGGGCTCCTCGCCCTCCGCGCGGGGGTGACGGGCGGTGACGGCTGCGTCACCGAACTGCCCGCGTTCGCCCGCGTTCCGTTGCCCGGCTGGGACGATCTGGTCCTCGGCGGGCACGACATCGCGCATACGCCGCTGGAGAAGCGGGCCGAGCAGCTGGCGCACGCCGGCGTGTTCGGGCACGCGGTGTTCTCCGCGGTCCGGTCCGGGCTGGCCGAGGTGGACGCCGAGATCCGCGACGGTTACCACCCGGCGACGCACACCGGTGCCCAGGCTGAAGCGGCCGCCCGGCTCACGGCGGACATCCGAGCTTTCGCCGACCGGCACGACCTCGCGCGGGTCGTCGTGGTCAACGTGTCCTCCACCGAGGCTCCCTGTCCCCACCTGCCCGAACACGACGACCTCGACGCGCTCGAAGCGGCCTTGGCGGATCCGACGCGGACTGTCCTCCCGTCGAGTTCCCTCTCGGCCTACGCGGCGCTGAAGGCGGGCAGCCCGTACGTGGAGTTCACCCCGTCCGCCGGGATCACCCTGCCCGCGCTGCGGGAGCTCGCCGAGCGGGAAGGCCTGCCGTACGCGGGCTGCGACGGCAAGACCGGTGAGACGCTGCTGCGCACCGTCCTCGCGCCGATGTTCAGCGCGCGGGCGCTGAAGGTCCGCTCCTGGGCGGGCACCAACCTGCTCGGCGGCGGGGACGGCGAGACCCTCGCCGACCCGGTGACCGCGAACAGCAAACTGGAGTCCAAGGCCCGCGGGCTCGCGGCGCTGCTCGGCGAGGACGTCACCGCGCCGCTGCACATCGACAACGTGCCCGACCTCGGCGAGATCAAGACCGCGTGGGACCACGTGTCGTTCGAGGGTTTCCTCGGCGCGCGCATGAGCCTGCAGTTCACCTGGACCGGCTACGACTCCGCGCTCGCGGCGCCGCTGATCCTCGACCTCGCCAGGCTGGTGACCGCGGCGCACGCCGGCGGGCAGAGCGGCGCGCTGACCGAACTGGGTTTCTTCTTCAAGGATCCGCTGGGCAGCGACGAACACCGGTTCGCCGAGCAGACCACCCGCCTGATCACCTGGGCGGCCGCGCTGTGA
- a CDS encoding SCO3242 family prenyltransferase — protein MKAYVELVRAPAALTVLGDTVAGSAAAGLRMTGRRLLLPLSSVAFYWAGMALNDWADRKLDAVERPERPIPSGRVSAGAALTTGAALTAAGLGLAALGGGRRAMRVAVPLAGAVWAYDTVLKPTPAGPVAMAACRTLDVLLGAGDSPKKAVTAAAAVGVHTLGVTALSTGEVHGAKPGTARAALATSCAATTLALTGPARGGWHRAASMAAGSGYAGLVGRAQADAVRDPSAKSVRSATKSGIHGMVPLQAAVTAKASVVGAVLVAAALPIARRLSRKVSPT, from the coding sequence GTGAAAGCTTATGTGGAACTCGTGCGGGCGCCCGCCGCGCTGACGGTGCTCGGCGACACGGTCGCCGGATCCGCAGCGGCGGGGCTCAGGATGACCGGGCGACGGCTGCTGCTGCCGCTGTCTTCGGTCGCCTTCTACTGGGCCGGGATGGCCCTCAACGACTGGGCGGACCGGAAGCTCGACGCCGTGGAGCGGCCCGAGCGGCCGATTCCGTCCGGGCGGGTGAGTGCCGGCGCGGCGCTCACCACCGGGGCCGCGCTGACCGCTGCCGGACTCGGCTTGGCGGCGCTCGGCGGCGGCCGTCGGGCGATGCGGGTCGCGGTCCCGCTCGCGGGCGCGGTGTGGGCCTACGACACCGTGCTGAAGCCGACCCCGGCCGGACCGGTGGCGATGGCGGCCTGCCGCACACTCGACGTCCTGCTGGGGGCGGGTGACTCCCCGAAGAAGGCGGTTACCGCCGCGGCGGCTGTCGGCGTCCACACGCTCGGTGTCACGGCGTTGTCCACCGGGGAGGTGCACGGCGCGAAACCAGGCACGGCTCGGGCCGCACTGGCCACGAGCTGTGCGGCGACAACGTTGGCATTGACCGGACCGGCGCGGGGTGGCTGGCATCGCGCGGCGTCGATGGCGGCCGGTTCCGGCTACGCGGGACTGGTCGGAAGGGCGCAGGCGGACGCCGTCCGCGACCCGTCGGCGAAGTCCGTGCGCTCGGCGACGAAGTCCGGCATCCACGGCATGGTCCCGCTGCAGGCGGCGGTCACGGCCAAGGCCTCGGTAGTGGGGGCCGTGCTGGTCGCGGCCGCGCTGCCGATCGCCCGCAGGCTGTCGCGGAAGGTGAGCCCCACATGA
- a CDS encoding EboA domain-containing protein produces the protein MSFHLGYGTNGFSNHRLDDALAIIADLGYTGVALTLDHDHLDPFADDLARQVDHVASRLSALGLNRVVIETGARYLLDPWRKHSPTLLSDDPALRIDFLARAMRIAGDLGADCVSFWSGVSTLDTEIAWSRLRDGVAAVLEHAARLNVRLAMEPEPGHLVQHLGQVLDLRKELGEPELFGVTLDVGHCVAVEPVNAAECVRLAGPLLWNVQLDDMLPRVHEHLEFGDGHLDLPGTLAALAEIGYPGLAAVELPRHSHAAPDTARRAFEALTEAMPQTWSAKAERRIREKPSVIGSLFPAVGREVGRAALRPDTDPQGLVHGTVDDRARVRLVTVLADVLGDAALAAELRDLYRYGDDAERRGVLRALNSLESPGAEVTDAGIELVEDALRANDIRLVAAAMGAFARFLDDHTWRHGVLKCVFVGVPLAAVAELESRADAELRRMLADFADERRAAGRDVPADALELLKEN, from the coding sequence ATGAGTTTTCACCTCGGATACGGCACCAACGGGTTTTCCAACCACCGGCTCGACGACGCCCTCGCGATCATCGCCGACCTCGGCTACACCGGGGTGGCGCTGACACTGGACCACGACCACCTCGACCCGTTCGCCGACGATCTGGCACGGCAGGTCGACCACGTGGCCTCGCGGCTTTCGGCGCTCGGCCTGAACCGGGTCGTCATCGAGACGGGCGCGCGTTACCTGCTCGACCCGTGGCGCAAGCACTCGCCGACGCTGCTGTCGGACGATCCCGCGCTCCGGATCGACTTCCTGGCCCGCGCCATGCGGATCGCCGGGGATCTCGGCGCGGACTGTGTCTCGTTCTGGTCCGGAGTGTCCACTCTGGACACAGAGATCGCCTGGTCCCGGTTGCGCGACGGTGTCGCGGCGGTCCTGGAGCACGCCGCGCGGCTGAACGTGCGGCTGGCGATGGAACCCGAACCCGGCCACCTCGTGCAGCATCTCGGCCAGGTCCTGGACCTGCGCAAGGAGCTCGGCGAGCCGGAATTGTTCGGCGTCACGCTCGACGTCGGGCACTGCGTCGCCGTCGAGCCGGTCAACGCGGCCGAGTGCGTCCGCCTGGCCGGTCCACTGCTGTGGAACGTGCAACTCGACGACATGCTGCCGAGGGTCCACGAGCATCTCGAGTTCGGTGACGGGCACCTGGATCTGCCGGGAACGCTCGCCGCGCTGGCGGAGATCGGCTACCCCGGCCTGGCCGCGGTCGAACTGCCCCGGCACAGCCACGCCGCGCCGGACACCGCACGCCGGGCTTTCGAAGCGCTCACCGAGGCGATGCCGCAGACGTGGTCGGCCAAGGCGGAACGCCGGATCCGGGAGAAGCCGTCGGTGATCGGCTCGCTCTTCCCGGCCGTCGGCCGTGAGGTCGGCCGCGCCGCGCTGCGGCCGGACACCGATCCGCAGGGCCTGGTCCACGGCACCGTCGACGACCGGGCACGGGTCCGGCTCGTGACGGTCTTGGCCGACGTCCTCGGCGACGCCGCGCTGGCCGCGGAACTGCGCGACCTCTACCGCTACGGCGACGACGCGGAACGGCGCGGGGTGCTGCGGGCGCTCAACTCGCTGGAGTCCCCGGGCGCCGAAGTCACCGATGCCGGGATCGAGCTGGTCGAAGACGCATTGCGCGCCAACGACATCAGGTTGGTCGCCGCCGCCATGGGTGCCTTCGCCCGGTTCCTGGACGACCACACCTGGCGCCACGGCGTCCTCAAATGCGTCTTCGTCGGTGTGCCCTTGGCCGCCGTCGCGGAGCTCGAATCCCGCGCGGACGCCGAGCTGAGACGCATGCTCGCCGATTTCGCCGACGAACGCAGGGCGGCCGGACGTGACGTACCCGCCGACGCCCTCGAACTCCTCAAGGAGAACTGA
- a CDS encoding TatD family hydrolase, which produces MRIFDPHIHMSSRTTDDYEAMYAAGVRALVEPAFWLGQPRTSVGSYTDYFDALIGWERFRAAQFGIRHHCTIALNPKEANDPRCREVLDVLPRYLAKDGVVAVGEVGYDSMTKEEDEVFSQQLAMALEHDLPVLVHTPHRDKLEGTKRTLDVVREAGVAPERVIVDHLNEVTVELVKDSGAWMGFSIYPDTKMDEHRMVEILRRYGLDRMIVNSAADWGRSDPLKTAKTGQAMLDGGFTEADVDKVLWRNPVDFYGQSGRLTLDPLPGFTGEAATFEGNSVLRGARK; this is translated from the coding sequence GTGCGTATCTTCGATCCCCACATCCACATGTCCTCCCGGACCACCGACGACTACGAAGCGATGTACGCGGCCGGTGTCCGCGCGCTGGTCGAGCCGGCGTTCTGGCTGGGGCAGCCACGCACCAGCGTCGGCTCGTACACCGACTACTTCGACGCGCTCATCGGCTGGGAACGGTTCCGCGCCGCCCAGTTCGGCATCCGGCACCACTGCACGATCGCGCTGAACCCCAAGGAGGCCAACGACCCCCGCTGCCGCGAGGTGCTCGACGTGCTCCCGAGGTACCTGGCCAAGGACGGCGTGGTCGCGGTCGGCGAGGTCGGTTACGACTCGATGACCAAGGAAGAGGACGAGGTCTTCTCGCAGCAGTTGGCGATGGCGCTGGAGCACGACCTCCCGGTGCTGGTGCACACCCCGCACCGCGACAAGCTGGAAGGCACCAAGCGCACCCTCGACGTCGTCCGTGAGGCCGGTGTCGCACCGGAGCGCGTAATCGTCGACCACCTCAACGAGGTCACCGTCGAGCTGGTCAAGGATTCCGGTGCCTGGATGGGTTTCTCCATCTACCCGGACACCAAGATGGACGAGCACCGGATGGTCGAGATCCTGCGCCGGTACGGGCTGGACCGGATGATCGTCAACTCGGCCGCCGACTGGGGCCGGTCCGATCCGCTGAAGACCGCCAAGACCGGACAGGCGATGCTCGACGGCGGATTCACCGAGGCCGACGTCGACAAGGTGCTGTGGCGGAACCCGGTCGACTTCTACGGACAGAGCGGACGGCTCACTCTCGACCCGTTGCCCGGTTTCACCGGCGAGGCGGCGACGTTCGAGGGCAACTCGGTCCTGCGGGGTGCCCGCAAATGA